Part of the Acropora palmata chromosome 10, jaAcrPala1.3, whole genome shotgun sequence genome, ACTTGCTCATAAGCAATACGAACCCATCCTACCTATGTCATTATTCCCAGGATGAGAGCTGTTACTTGGTCGGTAGTTAGggtgaataattatttgtttgacTGGAATCTTTCTCTCAATCCCTGATGTCCTTTTGAAGGAATGCTCTCCAACCCAAACCTCCCAGTCTGCTGGATTCTTTGACGTCAGATCATCTGCAAAGAACAAGTCACAGATCACGTGACTTGAAACCATTTTAACTTGAAGTTTTTGTGACGGTGTGCTTTGAACTCTTAATAACGATAAGCCCCAAATGATCACCGAAAATACACCAAACGACGTCGAACATCTTTGCAATAAATCTCACCCTATTAAAATGACTGGTAATTAACGCACGCGTCACTAAATCAAACTAGGCCGCTCGCAACTGTTTAGTACTTAAAAGACAAGGTTTGGAGCCAGAAAACTAATGTCTAGTGTATACTAAGACAAGGTAGCGAGTGAAACCACTTTATCCTGGACTTAAAACTGCCCCCGAGCAATAACTCACGCCCATGCCATCAAAATTTGACTTAATTTGGTCTCTGTTGCCTTGTCTTCCTAGTCGAGTATCTTGGCTTTGAGAATAGATTCTAGCATTCCTGTGATTTACAAGCTCAACCAGGATGATAAAATGGTAATGGTTTTACTTACTAAAGCAGTGCGCAGCAGTGACAACCCAGGATGACTTAATGATGGATCCACCACAGCCGAGTCTCGTCCcgttgaaaaaaagagcgatcatCCATGGCCATGAATTGGGAACGCTTTCCAGGCCACCCACGATTCTTCTTGACCGTCTCATGAAGGGGTAAAGTACGTGGCGCTTTCCACAGTCGTTTGAAACTAAAGAATAAAATCTTAAATCAGACAGCTACTTAGATCTGTTTCGACTGCATTTATATGATGTTGATACATGCATTAGAATTgcagattgaaatgaatgtgtgtgatcctcacagtttttAGCGCTGCTCACTGTATTTGTTGCTGTCAGATAACCCAGGAAATTGACCCTTGTTTCCATTACTCAGGAGTCCCGAATGAAGCATATCCAGTCAGTGCATTCATATTGGGGTGCGCGAAAAGATTATGCGCATGCCAGTAAAAGCTCCGTCTACCTCTAACAAGAGAGGAAAAGCCGATGTGATGACTCACCAAGATCATAGAGTAACTACATTTCTAGAGTACTCATCAGAGGTCCCTCGTTACCCATGTGCAGTAAAATGACTCCGTAAGGGAGGCAGCTAACCAGACAGTAAGGTGGCAATAGTCTTTTCAGCCCACTTCTGAGTTTAATCTACCCTACCCGCCCTATTTGTTGATCAAATCTTACTAACCTTTCCTGCAATTGAGTTTCTTCTcttttgattttgttcctGGGATTCTCCTGCCCTCTCTATCAACGCACCagcagtattttgtttttttatgacaCTGCTTCAGTCGAAATTCTCCATTTGATTTACATTTAGGAACGAAAGTGCCTGGACGTTTTTGCCTTCTGGTGAGTTTGCGTTCACGCGCCAATTCGCAAGGTGTCTTTTGCTGTGGAACGCTCTCTCCGTCTGAAAAACGAATTAACAAGTCATTGCTTTCCTTAATCAGCTAGTTTATAGTCTTGCAAAAAACTTGTCGGGAATATGTGCCCAGTAGATAGATTTAGCCTGCCATTGGAGCCAGCAGTTGGAGCGTCGAAGCAATGAGAATGGCGCGGTGTCTCTTACCCACCCCAATTCCCTCTTTCGAGTTCTGAACAAAAATACATGCTATACTCGCGAACAGAATACAAGCCGATAACTTCTTATCTTAGTAAACAAAGGTTTGTGACTCGTCTTGTAAGAAGGAACTTGAAATTTATGCCGTCGTTTGTGAGCAATCGCAACAAGAACAGGAAAATTTTTGCCAGTTACCTatttcatcttcttcttcccAAAATGAAGACTGGTGCTCggtgtttttcttcttttcctttgcctCTAGTGATTGTCGACCAATGGGTTCCGTCACTTTAATAGTAGCATCCAGGTCCTGTATCTTTTTTCCCTCTCTGTCAACCTTCCAGCATTTTAACACGGGGTTGATTTGGCATTGAATCTCTTGGAAGCTTCCATCTGCCTTGCAAGTGGGAGTGAAACTGCTTCTTGACAACGAAGCTTCAATCTTCTTCAACTGACACAATGTGTAGTTCACTGACATCAAATGAAACGAGATGCGTTAATGTGAAATTTCtttcgttttcaaactcgacaGCTATCTGGTTGGTCTCCAGCATGGAGTTTGAGGGAACAAGGGAGCCTGGCTAATTTGGGGAACAGGCTTAAGATCGATGTAGGCTACAAGAGAGCAGAAGTAAGATTTAAAAGCAAACCCACAGCAGTATGATGATTTTTATAAAAGACAACAAAGACTTTTCCTTTACTTTGCATAGGGGTAAGCAATAGTagggggacactttgtgaggTTTGCATTCATGTATTCTGGGAATGTGGGATTTGAAGTGGTGTAAGGTGGAGTTTAGCCTCTCTCACAGGGAGCTCATCCTATCATCTCGCAATCCTCTTCACTGCATACAAGTTCTTACCACAAGTTTGCCAACAGCCAACTTTGCAACAGTATTGCCATTTATGACAATTTGAATTCAACAAGCACTCGATTTTGCAATCGCCTTCTCGCGGAGGACGAACTGTGCTTGGGCAAACATCTGAAATGAGAGAAACATCAACAAATCTTTGTCGgcctttttttgtgtgtacttAATTCGCTCACCTTCAGTTTACATTAAGTCAAAACCTTGAGATGTTGATCCAAGTTCGCTCAAACTACTGCTTATGTTATTCGCAGTACGCTCAGGCTGTTTATTACTTATAAATAGTCTTTCAGCACAATTTTCTTTACGAAatgtttgttattgttttttatctTCATACTAGTCTGCTAGTGCATCAGATCCCTTAGGGAAaagattatttatttaaatcCTTCACACAACTGCATAGCCTTTGAGTTGTGGCCAGAAATGCATGAAATATGATTCAAGAAAAACCGAACAATAGTGCCCCATCAAATCAAAGTGTGGAAAAAAGCTGtggtattgtttttctttgttatttttctcttattttggGTTAGGATTCCCAGGAATGGCGCCCTTcaagggaccagtcattaTTTAAGTCGgagggtgggggggggggggaggaaaaatgtttttgatgcaaaaaaatgtcCAGAGCCCAACCTTATAGCATTCATGTTTTTCAGGTATCCCCTCCGATCGTTAAACAATTCAGCACCCCCCTTCAAACATAACACAAAAATATGGCAAATGATAGTTTCTTACTCTCTTCTAACCTACCCCTAACTCTAAAAACTAACCCTAGCCCTTACCAATCCGCAAATGAAATGCATCAGTTCTACCAAACTGAAAACTGTCTCTACTTAGTTCTCAAGTAACCCGGTTAATTCGGAAGAACTTACGTGTTACATATATGGACTGATCGATCCCAGTGGCCTGTTAGGGACCAGTCATTATTTAAGTCGGAGGAGGAGGGGGTGAAGGAGAAAATAGGGgacattcaatttttttttcgtagaaCATGGGCGGCCTTGAAAGGTCAAATGGAGGGTTGCGTGGGAGGGGGAGGGTCTTCCTTAATAAAGGATTTAGGGTTTAGTGTTAGGGTTAGCCGACCCTCTAGTTCTGGCCACTGCCTTGAGTCTAAGTTTTTAAGAAGACAGTCAGCTCTCTGCATTGTCCTAAGATTATCGTTGGGTTACGTTTCGGAGAAAAATCAGCATTAAAACCGTATTAAATTTCTACATACGAAAGCCTATTGAGTtataccatttttttttaactcctCGAAAAGTTTTGATAAACAAACGACCACAGGAAATTCAGACCATTGTTCAAGACTGGTGTTTAATTACCTTTGTACAACAGCGTGCCTCTTCTAGAATATTAAATAtgttaagaaaagaaaaaactagaCATGAATTCAAAAAGACCGATTCTCAATTTACAACAAATTGAACCTTACactaagaaaggggaaaaagGAAAGACCGAAGctcaaaacatttttgttctCACGGTGAGTgctgaagcaaagaaaaccaaatattTAAAGAGACTATTAACTTAAAAGCATTTATTAACAACACGCaattaaacaatattttaGGGTGAAGACTATTATGCGCTAATGCATCATTTGTCATAATGAATAGAATGGGATCTtgaaaaaatttgtaaacCAACTACTTGAATAAACGCAAAACACTAAGTGTTCCTAAGAATCTCAGGCTAACCGATCACGAGGGCCTTGAGGGAAGTCAATGTTTTCTAGTTCAGTTCATAGGCGGGTAAGACTGTGCTATCGAACGCAGGCCCCTGATTGACCAGTCGTAGCACACGTTCTATGTGAAAGACGGTAACGGACTCTGCCATTCCAACCATGACACTTTGTCGTGGATACGTAACTCATTTTGGCATATGAAAAAAAGGCAGTCTGAGGTGTTTGTCTCTAGGATAAAATGCTCTCAGAGCTAATGCttaatttttcaaatcaaTTTCGCTCCGtattgtcaagttcattaaaacCTTAGGTCACCATCAATATGTAAATGTCGGGTACATTTCTTTGGGAAGAAATATTACGAAATAAGtcaagaatgaaaaatgacgTCGTAGCCTTTTCTTTCAGCAATAAAGTGCACGCTATTTAGGTTAAACGGAAAATATCATCTGATTATAATATTGGataagcaagaaaagaaactcAAGCATATCGTCCACAACCAATGACGACAATGAAAATTGTCGAGTTTTGTTTCGAAAACCACAAAACATGCTCTTATCGTCTGCTGCGGAATTGCCTCTCAGTGTTCGCCTTTCTAATGTTTATTCTAtaaaagttgttttctttcttttaagttCTAAATGTCTgttcaaaatgatttcagcCACTAGAACAGTTATAGGAGCCACTGTAGCTGGAGCTATGATCTCAGCCATGATATCGTGACAATGCTCATTTCAGGTACTTGATAGCTTAAGTCCTAAACATTTTTTCAGCTCTCTTTTCGAACAAAAGAACTGGAGAGTCACCTGGATTCTTTTCTCAGGTTCTTCCGTTTGATGGAAAGCTGAGTATTTTCAAACATTGACGACCTCCGGTCACGAAGCCTCCATTCACTCAGGGCTTTGGAAAACTCCCTCAGTACTAACATAACAAAATTTGATTCAAAAGCCATGGACACTTTGTACAGCAAAGTGAACAGAGCTAAAAGAGGTGCActgaaatgttcaatttttttacgtTTGCGTTTTCATGTGAATTCCATTTACGACGTCATTACGGCAAGAATGAAAAGAATTTGAGTGTTTGAAAGCACCATTACACGGCTTTTCAAACCAGCCCTTAAGATCCCTTTGAACATCACAAGCTCACTTCCGTTATAGAAAAACTAAGTATGTGGTGGTACCCTGAAGAATGTGTTTCAACAATGTAGTTTGAGGTCACCAAATCAATAAACGTAGGTATGAAATGAcacgagaaaaaaaacgaacaaaagaaaaataatccaACTTCAAATCACTCAATTGAGAATCAATAACGTTTAACGTTTGCTTCAAAACTAAGGAAATTGATCATCTCCACTTGCATTATCCacattttcctctttgaaAGATACAAATGAATGTACAGCTAATATGCAAACTTTGCTTTCTATATGAGGAATTTATCTGTAGATAGTTGAATAGCTGAATAgtttaatagtaataaaacaTTGCAGCCATAGGCTGAATTACGAATTATTTACAGCATAGAatcaatttaaaagaaataatattaaaattagtATTTATATGTTTAATACTTGAAATCTATTGGCTAAAAATATGGCTGATTATAAAACTTGACTTGCAACGTTCAGTCTTACacttaggaagattaaaaggTCTATTGTTCCTAAGGCTATATCGTCCAGTGGTGTTTTTAGGAAGTAACTCGTGAAGTTTGTGagatttgtcttttttgatTGCAGCGAAGGTCTTCAATGAAATGACTTCTCTTCTTTCATGAAGTGTTGACAGACCAGACTCTTTAAGAGCCACAGTGTATGAGAGTAGCGGATATATTACTTTTATAGCACGCTTTTGTAGTCTCTCTAGGTCGTCGCTATATGGTACGATGGCAGCGCCCGGTGGAAGACTGGGCATGCATATTCAAGTATTGATCTGATACAAGTAACGTAGAAAAGAATAAGTTCACTAGGGGAAACAGCCGAGCGTTTGAGTTGTTTGAGACTAAACAAACGTTACAAGTCACAAAGTTACTTAACACAATTCCATCGCTTAAACATCTTACTCTGTCTTCAAAATTTAGAGTAACTATGCCACTTGCACATTTGTTGGGTGAAGGTTACTGCATGGGGCTGTTGTAGCGTGAGTTCACCATGTAAGCCAAAGCTAGTATCGCATTTGAAAACATTCCTGAAGAAATGTTACTATTTTAATGCTATTAATAATGATCACGATAATGACGCGGATACCACTTATggtgacgatgatgacgattGCAATGAACTTAGTTAGCCAGCTAA contains:
- the LOC141895131 gene encoding serine protease hepsin-like isoform X2 gives rise to the protein MCRGIIAFNHTYQSFLFLTVLVVCSVDVCPSTVRPPREGDCKIECLLNSNCHKWQYCCKVGCWQTCVNYTLCQLKKIEASLSRSSFTPTCKADGSFQEIQCQINPVLKCWKVDREGKKIQDLDATIKVTEPIGRQSLEAKEKKKNTEHQSSFWEEEDEIDGESVPQQKTPCELARERKLTRRQKRPGTFVPKCKSNGEFRLKQCHKKTKYCWCVDREGRRIPGTKSKEKKLNCRKVSNDCGKRHVLYPFMRRSRRIVGGLESVPNSWPWMIALFFNGTRLGCGGSIIKSSWVVTAAHCFNDLTSKNPADWEVWVGEHSFKRTSGIERKIPVKQIIIHPNYRPSNSSHPGNNDIALLRLPSSLHFDRVIHQICLPESYSFFNPGKRCIVTGWGHTAWKGNSSNVLREAWVDLISKPDCNYENSYNGTIGPNFLCAGYKEGGTDACYYDSGGPLACPIQGGRWVLAGIVSWGERCAQPHKYGVYTNVYRYIQWMSRVMRLDR
- the LOC141895131 gene encoding serine protease hepsin-like isoform X1, translating into MSAAFPTAILLFLQSFLFLTVLVVCSVDVCPSTVRPPREGDCKIECLLNSNCHKWQYCCKVGCWQTCVNYTLCQLKKIEASLSRSSFTPTCKADGSFQEIQCQINPVLKCWKVDREGKKIQDLDATIKVTEPIGRQSLEAKEKKKNTEHQSSFWEEEDEIDGESVPQQKTPCELARERKLTRRQKRPGTFVPKCKSNGEFRLKQCHKKTKYCWCVDREGRRIPGTKSKEKKLNCRKVSNDCGKRHVLYPFMRRSRRIVGGLESVPNSWPWMIALFFNGTRLGCGGSIIKSSWVVTAAHCFNDLTSKNPADWEVWVGEHSFKRTSGIERKIPVKQIIIHPNYRPSNSSHPGNNDIALLRLPSSLHFDRVIHQICLPESYSFFNPGKRCIVTGWGHTAWKGNSSNVLREAWVDLISKPDCNYENSYNGTIGPNFLCAGYKEGGTDACYYDSGGPLACPIQGGRWVLAGIVSWGERCAQPHKYGVYTNVYRYIQWMSRVMRLDR